The following nucleotide sequence is from Fructobacillus americanaquae.
CCGTCGGCCATTGCAAAATAATGGCTTTGGCTTAGCTCGAGCAGCGACGGTTGTCGAACAAGAAAAGCAAGCAGCGACCGAGGACCTGGTGATTACCATCGAAAACGGTGATTTTATCCAAGGTTCCCCGCTAACCGACTATGTTGAAAAACAGGCGAGTGCAGAGGGAAGCCTGTACCGGAATTTAGTGGCAACGGTTGGTTACGAAGTTCGCATTTTGGGTAATCATGAATTTAACTATGGTCGGACCTACTTAGAAGAAGTTTTGCATGATGATCAGACGCTCTTAAATGCGAATATCTTGGATAAAGACACGAAGAATCCTTTTATTGGGCGTCCATACCAAATCTTTGAAAAAGGTGGCTTGAAGGTGGCAGTCATTGGAGTCACCACCCAGTACATTCCCCATTGGGAAAAACCTGAAAACATCAAGGGCTTGCTTTTTCAAGATCCGGTCAAGATTGTTTCAAACCTGGTTGCTGATCTCCGCTTCCAAGTGGACAAAATCGTGGTTGCTTATCATGGCGGTTTTAATCGTGATTTAAAAACAGGGCAAGCCCTGGAACCGCTCACTCAGGAAAATCAGGGAACTGATTTATTGACGATTGAAGGGGTTGATGCACTGGTGACGGGGCACCAGCACCGCACACTAGCAGAAGTTGTTAATGGTAAGCCAATCACACAGCCTGGCTATCGTGGCGACCATGTTGGGGTAATCACCTTGTCCGATCAACAGGTTGCAGCAAAAACGATTGCAACGGCAACGGCTGGTGAAAACTTGGCGATTATGGCGCTAGCAGAGCCATTGTTGAACCGGGTCAATCAGTGGTTGGACGAACCCGTTGGCCATGTTGGGGATAACATGCGGATCACGGATCATTTTTCCGCTCGTCTCCATGGCCATCCCTTTACGGAGTTGATTAACCGGGTTCAGATGGCTGCAACTGGAGCAAAAATTTCTGCTAATGCCATTTTTAATGATGAAATGCGGGGCTTTGATAATACGGTCACGATTCGAGATGTGATGACTAATTATATCTACCGAAATACTCTGGCGGTTGTTGCGCTAACGGGAGCAGAACTTGTGTTGGCTTTGGAACAGAACGCTAATTATTTTGATTGGCAGGATGGTCAGCCAATGGTTAGCTTAGACTATCTTTATCCAAAGCCAGCTCATTTTAATGAGGATATTTGGAGTGGGGTCGCGTATAAGTTGGATGTAAAAAAGCCACGTGGCCAGCGAATTAGCGCTGTGATGGTCGGCGGGCAAGCCATCCAACCAGAAGCAAAATACGAGGTCGTGGTGAACAATTATCGCGCTGGTGGAGCTGGCAATAGTATTTTTAACCGTAATCAAGTTGTCCGTGAGGGGCAAACGGACGTTGCTCAGCTGATTGTTGATTATCTGCGACAACATCCAAAAATCAGGATTGATCAGCCAACGAATATCCACGTTGTTAACTAAAAAAGCAGGTTTCAGATCCCAATTTGGGTATGAAACCTGCTTTTTTATCGATGATGAAGTTTTAGTCTGTTTGACTGTTTGATTGCTTACAGGCTTGTTAGCCCTGACTCTGGCACCCTTGATTTCTTAATGCAGGCTTTTGCATCCTTGTCGTGGTAGAGCGTTACTAATTTCATTAGTCGCTCATCAAGGACGTTCAAAAATTAAAATCAATTGGCATGAGATTCTCCAAAAAACAAAAAAGAATGCCACTAACAATGGAGTTAGCAGCATCCTTTTGAGGGGGATATTTATTGATTAATCCCAGTCAAGGTTAACTAATTGCTTAGCGACTAATCACTTGGTGGACAACCTGGTAATCAGTTTCATAGTTTTCAGTTTCTTCTGATTGTGGCATTGGACTGACTTTTGTCAGTTTTTCTTCTGCCACCGGGTAGCCATCCTCACGCTCAATCTGGAAAAGTGGCCGGTGCTTGACCTCGGTAAAGATTTTACCAATATAGGTACCGACAACACCCAAAGCAATTAGGTTCAAACCACCGAGCAACCAGATGGAAATCATTAATGATGACCAGCCAGCTGTTGGATTGCCGACGACTTTTTCAAAAACCGTATAAGCAATTTCGATGCCAGCAATTCCGATGACGAGAATTCCTAGGTGCAGCAGTAAGCGAATTGGTTGGATACTAAAACTTGTGATCCCATCAATGGCAAAGGAGAACATCTTTTTTAGTGGATATTTAGACTTACCGGCTTGACGCTCACCACGCTCGTAGTAGACCTTAGCAGACTGGAACCCAACCAAGGGAACCATTGCCCTGAGAAAGACGTTGCGTTCTGGCATTTTGAGGAGGGCCTTCACGGCAACTTTACTCATTAAGCGGAAATCAGCATGGTTGGGGACCATTTTGACCCCTAACCAACCAGCCAGCTTGTAGAAAGCTAGAGCTGAATTACGCTTGAACCAAGTATCGGTTTCGCGACTGGAGCGTACAGCATAGACGACTTCATTGCCTTCTAAATACTTTTCGACCATTTGTTTAATAACGTCCGGATTGTCCTGCATGTCGGCATCAAGGGTAATCATGATATCTGCCAGCTTGCTACTTTCCGTCATACCGGCCAACAGGGCTGGTTGGTGACCAAAGTTTTTAGACAACTTGACACCGATAATATCGGAATTTTGTCGTTCTTGCTGTTGAATAATTGACCAGGTCTTATCCGCTGAACCATCATCAACAATCATAATGAAGCTATCTTCGC
It contains:
- a CDS encoding bifunctional metallophosphatase/5'-nucleotidase: MVQVKILSTSDVHGYFTGDDFRRPLQNNGFGLARAATVVEQEKQAATEDLVITIENGDFIQGSPLTDYVEKQASAEGSLYRNLVATVGYEVRILGNHEFNYGRTYLEEVLHDDQTLLNANILDKDTKNPFIGRPYQIFEKGGLKVAVIGVTTQYIPHWEKPENIKGLLFQDPVKIVSNLVADLRFQVDKIVVAYHGGFNRDLKTGQALEPLTQENQGTDLLTIEGVDALVTGHQHRTLAEVVNGKPITQPGYRGDHVGVITLSDQQVAAKTIATATAGENLAIMALAEPLLNRVNQWLDEPVGHVGDNMRITDHFSARLHGHPFTELINRVQMAATGAKISANAIFNDEMRGFDNTVTIRDVMTNYIYRNTLAVVALTGAELVLALEQNANYFDWQDGQPMVSLDYLYPKPAHFNEDIWSGVAYKLDVKKPRGQRISAVMVGGQAIQPEAKYEVVVNNYRAGGAGNSIFNRNQVVREGQTDVAQLIVDYLRQHPKIRIDQPTNIHVVN
- a CDS encoding glycosyltransferase family 2 protein, with amino-acid sequence MLTRSKIPRLGLILPAYNEEEVLPTTLNVLQGIKASLVNQMLVSEDSFIMIVDDGSADKTWSIIQQQERQNSDIIGVKLSKNFGHQPALLAGMTESSKLADIMITLDADMQDNPDVIKQMVEKYLEGNEVVYAVRSSRETDTWFKRNSALAFYKLAGWLGVKMVPNHADFRLMSKVAVKALLKMPERNVFLRAMVPLVGFQSAKVYYERGERQAGKSKYPLKKMFSFAIDGITSFSIQPIRLLLHLGILVIGIAGIEIAYTVFEKVVGNPTAGWSSLMISIWLLGGLNLIALGVVGTYIGKIFTEVKHRPLFQIEREDGYPVAEEKLTKVSPMPQSEETENYETDYQVVHQVISR